The proteins below are encoded in one region of Numenius arquata chromosome W, bNumArq3.hap1.1, whole genome shotgun sequence:
- the LOC141476670 gene encoding uncharacterized protein isoform X1, with the protein MLLATDTRETSLEWTVSLINFLGLNGYKVSPQKAQIAQQQVTYLGYEITAGQRTLGKERKEAICQTPRPQTPKELRTFLGMTGWCHLWIYNYGLLVKPLYELLKSNSKNIVWNKEADRAFHQLKKRLMEAPALGLPDTTKPFWLFSYEKQGMALGVLAQNLGPYRRAVAYFSKQLDGVSKGWPSCLRAVAAVVINIQEARKFTLGQKITVMVSHTISAVLEVKGGHWLSPQRFLKYQAILIEQDDVEITATNIVNPASFLSGTEGESVTHDCLETIEAVYSSRPDLKEEPLEDAEDSWFTDGSSFIQQEIRKAGYAVTTTEKVIESKALAPNTSAQKAEIIALTRALELAKGKRINIWTDSKYAFGVVHAHGAVWRERGLLSTQGKHIKHAEEILKLLDAILLPTKVAIVHCKAHQKRNTAMELGNALADREAKRAAEMGNAEVQSLVPDDSPLKPKWEGPFQVLLTTHTAIKIKEQAAWIHWTRVKRAPEPQWTSTQAGPLKLRLQRKDGH; encoded by the exons atgttactcgccactgacaccagagagacaagcctagaatggactgtgagcctgataaattttcttggactcaatggctataaagtttctccacagaaggcacagatagcccagcagcaagtgacctatctgggatatgaaataaccgcaggccaacggacactggggaaggagaggaaagaggccatctgccagacacctcgaccacagacgcctaaggaacttcggacctttctaggaatgacaggatggtgtcatctctggatatataactacggactcttggtaaagccgctatacgagttattaaaatctaactcaaagaatattgtgtggaataaggaagcggacagagctttccatcagttaaaaaagaggttaatggaagcacctgccctgggattacctgatactactaaacctttctggttgttttcctatgaaaagcaaggaatggccttaggagtcctagctcagaatctgggaccctatcgaagggcggtggcatacttctctaaacagctcgacggagtaagtaaagggtggcctagctgtctccgagcagtggcagcagtggtaataaacatccaagaggcccgtaagttcaccctaggccagaaaatcacagttatggtttcacacaccatctcagcagtactggaagtaaaaggggggcattggctttcgcctcagaggtttcttaagtaccaggctatcctgatagagcaagatgatgtagaaataacagcaactaacattgtcaatccagcctctttcctcagcggaaccgaaggagaatcagtgacccatgactgcttggaaacaatcgaggctgtgtactccagtcgaccagacctgaaagaagaaccattggaggatgcagaggattcctggttcaccgacgggagcagcttcattcaacaggagatacgcaaagctggctatgcggtaaccaccacagagaaggtaatagagtccaaagccctggccccaaatacatcagcccaaaaggctgagataatagcactaacccgagcgctggaattagccaaagggaaacgaataaatatctggacagactctaaatatgcttttggggtggtgcatgctcacggggcggtctggagagaaagaggactcttatctacacaagggaaacacatcaaacatgctgaagaaattctcaagctcttagatgcaatattactgcctaccaaagtggctattgtgcactgcaaagctcaccaaaaaaggaacaccgctatggaattgggcaacgcactggcggaccgagaagccaaaagagcagcagagatgggtaatgcagaggtacaatccttggtcccagatg attcaccactgaagccaaagtgggaaggtcccttccaggtactgctgaccactcacacagccataaagattaaggaacaagccgcctggatccattggactcgcgtcaagagagctccagaaccccaatggacatcaacgcaggccggacccctgaaacttcgtctccaacgaaaagatggacattaa
- the LOC141476670 gene encoding uncharacterized protein isoform X2 yields the protein MLLATDTRETSLEWTVSLINFLGLNGYKVSPQKAQIAQQQVTYLGYEITAGQRTLGKERKEAICQTPRPQTPKELRTFLGMTGWCHLWIYNYGLLVKPLYELLKSNSKNIVWNKEADRAFHQLKKRLMEAPALGLPDTTKPFWLFSYEKQGMALGVLAQNLGPYRRAVAYFSKQLDGVSKGWPSCLRAVAAVVINIQEARKFTLGQKITVMVSHTISAVLEVKGGHWLSPQRFLKYQAILIEQDDVEITATNIVNPASFLSGTEGESVTHDCLETIEAVYSSRPDLKEEPLEDAEDSWFTDGSSFIQQEIRKAGYAVTTTEKVIESKALAPNTSAQKAEIIALTRALELAKGKRINIWTDSKYAFGVVHAHGAVWRERGLLSTQGKHIKHAEEILKLLDAILLPTKVAIVHCKAHQKRNTAMELGNALADREAKRAAEMGNAESFTDSPLKPKWEGPFQVLLTTHTAIKIKEQAAWIHWTRVKRAPEPQWTSTQAGPLKLRLQRKDGH from the exons atgttactcgccactgacaccagagagacaagcctagaatggactgtgagcctgataaattttcttggactcaatggctataaagtttctccacagaaggcacagatagcccagcagcaagtgacctatctgggatatgaaataaccgcaggccaacggacactggggaaggagaggaaagaggccatctgccagacacctcgaccacagacgcctaaggaacttcggacctttctaggaatgacaggatggtgtcatctctggatatataactacggactcttggtaaagccgctatacgagttattaaaatctaactcaaagaatattgtgtggaataaggaagcggacagagctttccatcagttaaaaaagaggttaatggaagcacctgccctgggattacctgatactactaaacctttctggttgttttcctatgaaaagcaaggaatggccttaggagtcctagctcagaatctgggaccctatcgaagggcggtggcatacttctctaaacagctcgacggagtaagtaaagggtggcctagctgtctccgagcagtggcagcagtggtaataaacatccaagaggcccgtaagttcaccctaggccagaaaatcacagttatggtttcacacaccatctcagcagtactggaagtaaaaggggggcattggctttcgcctcagaggtttcttaagtaccaggctatcctgatagagcaagatgatgtagaaataacagcaactaacattgtcaatccagcctctttcctcagcggaaccgaaggagaatcagtgacccatgactgcttggaaacaatcgaggctgtgtactccagtcgaccagacctgaaagaagaaccattggaggatgcagaggattcctggttcaccgacgggagcagcttcattcaacaggagatacgcaaagctggctatgcggtaaccaccacagagaaggtaatagagtccaaagccctggccccaaatacatcagcccaaaaggctgagataatagcactaacccgagcgctggaattagccaaagggaaacgaataaatatctggacagactctaaatatgcttttggggtggtgcatgctcacggggcggtctggagagaaagaggactcttatctacacaagggaaacacatcaaacatgctgaagaaattctcaagctcttagatgcaatattactgcctaccaaagtggctattgtgcactgcaaagctcaccaaaaaaggaacaccgctatggaattgggcaacgcactggcggaccgagaagccaaaagagcagcagagatgggtaatgcagag tcttttacagattcaccactgaagccaaagtgggaaggtcccttccaggtactgctgaccactcacacagccataaagattaaggaacaagccgcctggatccattggactcgcgtcaagagagctccagaaccccaatggacatcaacgcaggccggacccctgaaacttcgtctccaacgaaaagatggacattaa
- the LOC141476670 gene encoding uncharacterized protein isoform X3, with the protein MALGVLAQNLGPYRRAVAYFSKQLDGVSKGWPSCLRAVAAVVINIQEARKFTLGQKITVMVSHTISAVLEVKGGHWLSPQRFLKYQAILIEQDDVEITATNIVNPASFLSGTEGESVTHDCLETIEAVYSSRPDLKEEPLEDAEDSWFTDGSSFIQQEIRKAGYAVTTTEKVIESKALAPNTSAQKAEIIALTRALELAKGKRINIWTDSKYAFGVVHAHGAVWRERGLLSTQGKHIKHAEEILKLLDAILLPTKVAIVHCKAHQKRNTAMELGNALADREAKRAAEMGNAEVQSLVPDVFYRFTTEAKVGRSLPGTADHSHSHKD; encoded by the exons atggccttaggagtcctagctcagaatctgggaccctatcgaagggcggtggcatacttctctaaacagctcgacggagtaagtaaagggtggcctagctgtctccgagcagtggcagcagtggtaataaacatccaagaggcccgtaagttcaccctaggccagaaaatcacagttatggtttcacacaccatctcagcagtactggaagtaaaaggggggcattggctttcgcctcagaggtttcttaagtaccaggctatcctgatagagcaagatgatgtagaaataacagcaactaacattgtcaatccagcctctttcctcagcggaaccgaaggagaatcagtgacccatgactgcttggaaacaatcgaggctgtgtactccagtcgaccagacctgaaagaagaaccattggaggatgcagaggattcctggttcaccgacgggagcagcttcattcaacaggagatacgcaaagctggctatgcggtaaccaccacagagaaggtaatagagtccaaagccctggccccaaatacatcagcccaaaaggctgagataatagcactaacccgagcgctggaattagccaaagggaaacgaataaatatctggacagactctaaatatgcttttggggtggtgcatgctcacggggcggtctggagagaaagaggactcttatctacacaagggaaacacatcaaacatgctgaagaaattctcaagctcttagatgcaatattactgcctaccaaagtggctattgtgcactgcaaagctcaccaaaaaaggaacaccgctatggaattgggcaacgcactggcggaccgagaagccaaaagagcagcagagatgggtaatgcagaggtacaatccttggtcccagatg tcttttacagattcaccactgaagccaaagtgggaaggtcccttccaggtactgctgaccactcacacagccataaagattaa